DNA sequence from the Cyprinus carpio isolate SPL01 unplaced genomic scaffold, ASM1834038v1 S000006731, whole genome shotgun sequence genome:
GAAACAACCATAAAGAGTAACGATAATTGTGTTGCAGGCaggttatttatatttattattgtgtttatacAGCAATAAGCTGACAAGAATGAGACATCATAGTTCATTGTTATACATCGTCCAGTCACATAAAAAGTGCAGGGAATATAGCACTCAAAACAAACCTTAATCAACTTTTGTTATCGTACTTCTGAAAACTTGAATGacgaaatatttaattatatatttgtgtcCTAGCCTTATAAACTTATTCTCAtactatattatagtattatatataaaaagaaaagtatCGAACATAGATAGAGGGGGGGCAGTGCCTCAAATTTAAAGCAACTACAAACTCTTGGTGCACTTTAAAAATGCGTACTCTTCAACTAAAATGTTGAGTAACATAACATGTATAGATGGACCTGTATCAGAGTGCTGGTCTTCATGTTACACTCACGATCGCCGTAtacaagtgttttaaaaatatatgattcaTAAGGCTAGATTTTTGGGGGATATTTAAGAAAGTATAGTTAAAGAAAAAATAGATTCTTGACTTTCTGAAAAATAACCAATGAGAAACAGTACCGTGGCGGCgacaaattgaaaataaaatgttattcgTTGTCATATACTCAGAAACATGAACGTGTAGGCTAAAACTTATCACTACAAGTTAGGATTATAAGctattatatatactatagatatatatatatatatatatatatatattatatgatatatatatgatatgatatatataagtattatgtattattattattattacttgatcATTATTACTTACTATTAAAGAAAACGAATGAATGTACCACTAATATTAAAGGTGATTAACAATGAATTTCCGTGTGAAAATAATAGAAATTTCAGCAAACAAGATTGAAGAGAGGtaccagattaaaaaaaaaaaatatgatgttcAGCGTACTGTGTGAAAAAATAAGGTGTGCAAGCTACTTAAtcgttttttaaattttcttacaCAGGcattgttttaaaatcatttttatttcagtctagAATCTAATCTCTAGATATAAAATTAGATTTAGCCACGtgtgtttactttttaataataatatatacatacaataaaaatcataaaattaacacaataatcagatattttagcattttaattctCTTAgactattttaatacaaataaatttaaatatataaattaaatatcccTGTTTTTCCAGAAACAGACACTGAGGGGCTGGGATTAAGAAATATAATGTCTGGCctcttaatgattttttaatttgttctttttaaatatttgtaatatttccgCTAGGTTCTAAACTGTGGTTTGCTGGTTGAGAAACACAGCTCTGTGCCATACATATAACTTATGTACAGTTGAGTgcttgttttacatttacattagatttttttttttaagaggaaaGGCGTCAGTGCTGAAGTGACCTGCAGGCGTCAGTAATGAAGCGCGTCAGGAAAACCTCCGACCAGCAGAAGAAACGCGTCGATCTGACCTGACCTGACGGAGACTGTTTACACGCAATAAAAATGCTGGAATTCATCGAGGATTTGTTCCTCGCCCGGGATTTCTGGCTGTTTCTCATCTTATCGCTACACAAGTGAGGCGCGTGTCGGTGCCGTGGAGCTCCGAGTCTGGAACatgtctgttgtttttgttcCTAAACGGCAGCGCGGAAAAGAAGAGCAAATTCAACCAGGGAGATCATCTCAAGAGAGCGGGAGTTTACGCTTCCCCTGCTTACCACGGCTGTCACACAGTTCGGTTATTTAAGAGAGAAATAGCCGCGTTCTATAACTAATCTCACAGCCCTCACGTTTCCGGGACGCAAACGACGACGTAATTTAGTTCCGCTCACTCAGCGCGGTGTGGCCGCGGTAACTTACAGAGACGCAGATATCGAGCTGAACGTCCTCTTGAGGTTTTAGATCCCCGGTCACCGTCTTTCTTTCGAAACTGCTCTCGCCTCAGTTCGCCGGTATTATTAAACCGCTGTCCGTtgagatttgaaaaacaaattcgCGCCACTTGTATCCATTGCGTGAACGCGAGAGTTCCAGAGCGCTGGTTTGTAAATACGCGTGAATCGCTATTTCTATTCTTTATTTACTCTATTTACTGATAGAGTAAAATCACAAACTCAACATTtgatatatattctttatttttttttttttttaaagtgaaagaaAACACTTGAAACTCAATATAAAAAAACGTTGTGCAGATATATAAGGAGTTagatttattgcaaaaatgtgatagaaaaaacgttaaaagggaaaaaacttaaaacagacaaacaagaGGAAACACTCCAGCAGAATGGAAGATAAAATCATAaacttgttatttatttagagtTTAAGAGGTTTCTGAGTGATAATGAAGACGACATTTCAACAATAAAGACTTTAAATCTAGGTAGAGTTGAGATTTTTGTTATCGTGgaatttaaacaaaatgaaaaaactaaagTTTGATAGCGTTACTATTGTTATAGTTccataatgtatatatttaagtgaGAAGTTTGGACTCTTTAACTGTCActccccattttttaaaataggcattaaagtgcactatccaaacttaaattgttgcaTTTTAGAACACTTTGAATATaggacctaaggttggtctcttttaaagaagaaaaattagcagattttggcaaaagtggaattttttttcaaaaattaaagtatcaaaagttATATAGAATTTTAAATGTCCTGtcaataaaatgcgctatattaatttaatttttatttggttataacattttataaataggttttactctaaaattgtaTACGTTTTTACCTTTGTCTCTAGCGAGATGTGGCAAATTTTAAAGGAGCATCAAAGAACATTAAAGTCTTCTGTGAGAACTTATGTAGGGGGCGCCATACCACatacagccactgggagccatcagaactcctttgaattttgtttctaATGAATTGTAAAGTTAGATAAGTGAGACAATAGTAAATTAATACTCAGGGTAAATGCCCTAAATATGtatcttgagactcagacctttccactGGGTCTGCCTATTGCTAATGTTATAACTCAGTATTGATTCTAAAACACCGCAATGCATGTTGTACTATGACACTTAACACTAAACTAAATGGGAGGAGACTGGCCATAAGATTTTGTAAAGTAACATAACCATGGCATAGAAGCTACAATTTCAAAAATGCTCTCACAGGATGAATCTATGAGCTTCAATGATATATACTTATGATGATTAGGTCAGAGATTTTATATAGAGAcaactctaaataaataaaaaagataattcaaGCCATTCCAATGCATGGGACGGGTGAAAGTTAAGGCTTAAATCACAGTGATGACTTTAAAACCACGCGGCTCATTAACATACGACCACCGATTAGCATATGCATCTTTATTAAGCAAATAGTGTTAAGTAGTACACTAAGGTTAGATACTCATATAAGGTCAGTTACACACAGTAATGTGATCTTCTTTTAAATAAACCAAGCAGCTGGATAGGCTTCCAATCTGTTATCTTAGAGTCCCACTTATATCTCTGGTGCATAATCTGAATGAACGGCGGCTATCTGACTCCGTAACATTAAAAGTTATAACCTGTTCATTGACTGATGCAGTTTTCCAGTTTGCTTCCAGTTTGTTAAAGGTTTCTTTATGGAAACAATCTAGACAAAAAGAGTTGGCTTCTTATGGGGTCATTGTGCGGAAGTTCTATgcgggcttttttttttaaaagtgaattatTTAACGATAAATTTAAGGCCTATAAGTAAAGATATAGAAACTGTAACTTTATATTATTGTGGAATTTAAGTGCGGCTACCCCATTGGTTAATGTTTAAATCGCAAAGCTAAATGGAATGcgctgagactcagacctttccaatgatatgtttgttggcaagattataaaaagttttgattctaaaagaccgtaatgcattttgtaatatgacacttgactccgcccactaagggggaggagaccgccataagattttaaagtaccatttccatggtaactcaatgtccgatttcaaaaatGGGTTTCttacaggatgaatcttgggcttctaaacTCCAAATGAtatagtaatttatatttatttactaaaagattttttatatagagaaaaaggacaacaacaaaaaagagcacTAAGCGTCCCAATGGCGGGGACGGTGAAAAGCATGGggttaaatcataattatgacattaaaaccaCGTAAGCTCATTAACATTCAACCACCGTATTtacatatgcatatttattaaGCAAATAGCATTAAGTAGTACACTAAGGTTAGACACTTATGAGGTTATTTACATATAGAAATGTTAAAGCTACAGTTGCAGAAACTGCCAGCTGGAGAGGCTTTGAAATAGTCATGAAGAACTAAATTATATCTCtggtgcaaaacaaaaataaaaaaatcttgacctGCAAAATTAAAAGTGACTGGCCTGTTAACTGACTGATGTTGTGTTTTCCAGCTGCTGGATGAGAACGATCAGCTGGTGCGATGCATCACAGAGTATCTGCAGAAAGGCCGCGCCACGGAGTGTGTGCAGTGCGTGAGTTTCATGCATCTGTTCTCTTCAGATGCTTCGCTGCGTTTATAAAAAGCATGTGCTCCATCATCTCCACAGATACCAGCAGATTCTGCACCGCAACATTGTGTATTTGGGAACCATAGCTGACGCCAGCACCGAGATCCTGCCGGAGACGCAGACCTCGGACCACACCGTCAGTTAGATTTGTATcgtaaatgttataataaatgtgagTGTGCATTAGCGTACATTCATATGAGTGAGTCATTTCTGTGCCAAGAGTTGCACCaaacatatttgcaaaaaaaaaaaaatccctatatatatataattttaactgtattgttattctaattatatttaatcaattataacATAGTTAATAttctatatatgaaatataagttattaaattattctttatatataaatgtatatatgttttgctttttaaCCACAGAATCGCATTGGCTGAGAGGAAAGACGCTCTGGATGTCCGTTGGGaaacattgtttttctgtaaataatttcataatgattttaCGTCGGTGctttgtataataaatgtataaacttcAATAAACACTTGTACTTTTACACAAGCAGCAGAAGTCGACAGAACTTCATCTCTAACTATTTAGTCTGAGTTTGATGATGCTTTCAGTCACTCACAgaagtctattttcagctccatttaatattttaccatgtttaaatccCTTCTGTGGAAAATGAAAATCAGATTCCATCTGGATCTACATATACATGTCTTTACATAGTATTTACACCGTGCTTTGTAAACCCAAACACATTACAGTCATGAGAATGTGAATactaaaaatgtatgcaaaaggAATCAAAGACGAAATGAAAGCGgatgttatgttatatatttattttttgcattgctgGTACACTTGGAAATAATCAGTTGCCAGCTCTAGTGAACAATAAGCAACATAAGCCAAGCAGTCACCCCTCATGTCTTCAGTCAGGGCaatgtcatttctttctttttaattttttaaactccttttatttattttttgaagccACTAGTAAACCATTTTGACACAGCTTAGAAATGTTGAGCATTACAGTAGCCAAGCAGAAGatgtttatcttaaaaaaaaaaaatgccttaacaGGTTGGGAGGAAAAACACTGAACGAAGCAACGAACTAACATTTTATTGTGCAAAGCACGAACTAGAAAAAGATATATTTATACAGCAAAACGATTCTCTGTAAACATGTAAGTATGTAGTTTTCAAGAAAACATGGTCTTCATAAATACAGCAACATTGGCATGGCAAACCGTCACGAAAAGGACATCTGGGCTTTTCAGATGCAGCCCGAAAACACAGAAACCAACAGGAATCTGggtcaaataacaaaaaaaaaaaaaaaaaaacaccccaatcCGACCATAACCAGTTATTAGTGTTTATAAT
Encoded proteins:
- the LOC109072486 gene encoding SS18-like protein 2, which encodes MSVVFVPKRQRGKEEQNSKLILRLLDENDQLVRCITEYLQKGRATECVQYQQILHRNIVYLGTIADASTEILPETQTSDHTNRIG